The following proteins are co-located in the Planctomycetaceae bacterium genome:
- a CDS encoding ATP-binding cassette domain-containing protein — MKGVCLDVPTGAYAALMGKTGSGKTTLLESIIGLREIESGIIRLDSRDVTHSPPAGRGIGYVPQDGALFSTMTVRQHLAFALEIRKANARSIADRTSELAELLGISHLLDRTPRGLSGGERQRVALGRALSFGPRTLLLDEPLSALDDDTRGGMIDLLKQVQRVAGATVLHVTHNLAEAQALADVIFDIQDGAVVTA, encoded by the coding sequence ATGAAGGGCGTCTGCCTGGACGTGCCCACCGGCGCCTACGCCGCCCTGATGGGCAAGACCGGCAGCGGCAAGACGACGCTGCTGGAGAGCATCATCGGCCTGCGCGAGATCGAGTCGGGGATCATCCGTCTGGACAGCCGCGACGTGACGCACTCGCCGCCGGCGGGGCGAGGCATCGGTTACGTCCCCCAGGACGGCGCACTGTTCTCGACGATGACGGTGCGGCAGCACCTGGCGTTCGCTTTGGAGATCCGCAAAGCCAACGCCAGGAGCATCGCGGATCGCACGAGCGAACTGGCCGAACTGCTGGGGATCTCTCACCTGCTGGATCGCACGCCGCGCGGGCTCAGCGGCGGCGAGCGCCAGCGCGTCGCCCTCGGAAGGGCGCTGTCGTTCGGCCCGCGAACGCTGCTTCTGGACGAACCGCTCAGCGCCCTCGACGACGATACGCGCGGCGGCATGATCGACCTGCTCAAGCAGGTCCAGCGCGTCGCCGGCGCCACCGTCCTGCACGTCACCCACAATCTCGCCGAGGCGCAGGCGCTGGCCGACGTCATCTTCGACATTCAAGACGGCGCCGTCGTGACCGCGTGA
- a CDS encoding ABC transporter permease, translating to MTQEIATAQLEPTHLAAARRDEAIRLRDRGFLAGMGILGGSYVLLIVLMLLGDVIYMLKETVEKAWVSPQPWMALLAENPIVQALGKSEIRYAVMLSLLACSLSAIVSVWVGVPMGYLLSRVKFRGRGLVDAILDIPIVLPPLVVGLSLLILFQFWPFTASVDGRSINSLVVYQIPAVILAQVAVAAAFAVRTMKATFDQIDPRCEQVALALGCTRMQAFMRVVLPEARSGILTALTLAWARALGEFGPLLIFAGATRNKTEVLSTSVFLEMSIGNIEAAVAVSIIMLVAAVAVLMVTRLWGARRLSL from the coding sequence ATGACTCAAGAGATCGCCACCGCACAACTCGAACCCACGCATCTCGCCGCGGCACGGCGCGACGAGGCGATCCGCCTGCGCGATCGCGGGTTCCTGGCCGGGATGGGGATCCTTGGCGGCTCGTACGTGCTGCTGATCGTCCTGATGCTGCTGGGCGACGTGATCTATATGCTCAAGGAAACCGTCGAGAAGGCCTGGGTTTCACCCCAGCCGTGGATGGCGCTGCTGGCGGAAAACCCCATCGTCCAGGCGCTGGGCAAGAGCGAAATCCGCTACGCGGTGATGCTGAGCCTGCTGGCCTGTTCGCTTTCGGCCATCGTGTCGGTCTGGGTGGGCGTGCCGATGGGCTATCTGCTGTCGCGCGTGAAGTTCCGCGGGCGAGGCCTCGTCGATGCCATCCTCGACATCCCCATCGTCCTGCCGCCGCTGGTGGTGGGTCTGAGCCTGCTGATCCTCTTCCAGTTCTGGCCCTTCACCGCAAGCGTCGACGGGCGATCGATCAACAGCCTCGTCGTCTACCAGATTCCGGCGGTGATTCTCGCCCAGGTGGCGGTGGCCGCGGCGTTCGCCGTGCGAACGATGAAGGCCACCTTCGACCAGATCGACCCGCGCTGCGAGCAGGTGGCCTTGGCGCTGGGCTGCACGCGCATGCAGGCGTTCATGCGCGTGGTGCTGCCCGAAGCACGCAGCGGCATCCTGACAGCCCTGACGCTGGCCTGGGCCCGCGCCCTGGGCGAGTTCGGCCCGCTGCTGATCTTCGCCGGCGCCACGCGGAACAAAACCGAAGTGCTCTCGACCAGCGTCTTCCTCGAGATGAGCATCGGCAACATCGAGGCGGCCGTGGCCGTATCGATCATCATGCTCGTCGCCGCGGTGGCGGTGCTGATGGTCACCCGGTTGTGGGGGGCGAGGAGACTGTCGCTGTAA
- the modA gene encoding molybdate ABC transporter substrate-binding protein — MLLGSLVAAAALVGGLAWLSGHTSISSERSLMLYCAAGSQKAVEPAIKQYRQEYGVAVEVQYGGSGTLLSSLKASGAGDLYLGADQTYIQLAQSQGLLAEVLPLARMMPVIVVRRDNTSIATLEDLLKPGLRVAMGNPEAASIGRTVRQALEPSGQWEPLRRHVQDHGVFKPTVSDIANDVAIGAIDAGIVWDSTVGQYEQLKAVHVPILEAAVQEMSIAVLKSSRQPTAALTFMRYLGARDRGLKHFKAAGFSPVDGDAWAVRPVLKFFCGAVNLRAVDSVVKAFETREGVKIETLYNGCGMLTGTMQTMGPASANFPDVYMACDRYYLDNVRDWFQEDVDISDADIVIAVPKGNTSIKSLADLARPGVRLAVGQPEQCTIGALTRTLLQKEGMEEAVMKNVVVQAPSSAMLVPAVTTKSVDAAIAYRTDTIAEGGRIDLVRIDSPHAKAVQPLSISRSSANKHLARRFFNAITAARENFEAAGFNFRYKEKDAKPQAATAPKE, encoded by the coding sequence ATGCTCTTGGGCAGCCTGGTGGCTGCGGCCGCTCTGGTCGGCGGGCTGGCATGGCTATCCGGACACACGTCGATATCGAGCGAGCGGTCGCTGATGCTGTATTGTGCGGCCGGTTCGCAAAAGGCCGTCGAGCCGGCGATCAAGCAATACCGCCAGGAATACGGCGTGGCGGTCGAGGTGCAGTACGGCGGGTCGGGCACGCTTTTGAGCAGCCTCAAGGCCTCGGGGGCCGGCGACCTGTACCTGGGGGCCGACCAGACTTACATTCAGCTCGCCCAGTCGCAGGGCCTACTGGCCGAGGTGCTGCCACTGGCGCGAATGATGCCGGTCATCGTCGTGCGGCGCGACAACACATCCATCGCCACCCTCGAAGACCTGCTCAAGCCCGGCCTGCGCGTGGCGATGGGCAACCCCGAGGCCGCCTCCATCGGGCGCACCGTGCGGCAGGCCCTGGAGCCCAGCGGCCAGTGGGAGCCCCTGCGACGCCACGTGCAGGACCACGGCGTGTTCAAACCCACTGTCTCGGATATCGCCAACGACGTCGCCATCGGGGCCATCGACGCCGGGATCGTCTGGGACTCGACGGTCGGACAGTACGAACAGCTCAAGGCCGTTCACGTGCCCATTCTTGAAGCGGCCGTTCAGGAAATGTCCATCGCCGTGCTCAAGAGCTCCCGCCAGCCCACCGCCGCCCTGACGTTCATGCGATATCTCGGCGCCCGCGACCGTGGCCTGAAACACTTCAAAGCCGCCGGCTTCTCCCCCGTCGACGGCGACGCCTGGGCGGTTCGGCCGGTGCTCAAGTTCTTCTGCGGCGCGGTGAACCTCCGCGCCGTGGACAGCGTCGTTAAGGCCTTCGAGACCCGCGAGGGCGTAAAGATCGAAACGCTCTACAACGGCTGCGGAATGCTCACCGGCACGATGCAGACAATGGGTCCGGCCAGCGCAAACTTCCCCGACGTGTACATGGCCTGCGACCGGTACTACCTCGACAATGTGCGCGACTGGTTCCAGGAAGACGTGGACATCTCCGACGCCGACATCGTCATCGCCGTCCCCAAGGGCAATACGTCCATCAAGTCGCTGGCCGACCTGGCCCGCCCCGGCGTGCGCCTGGCCGTGGGCCAGCCCGAACAGTGCACCATCGGCGCTTTGACGCGGACCCTGCTGCAGAAGGAAGGCATGGAAGAGGCGGTAATGAAAAACGTCGTGGTGCAGGCGCCCTCGTCGGCCATGCTCGTGCCGGCCGTGACGACCAAGTCGGTCGATGCGGCCATCGCCTATCGCACCGACACGATCGCCGAGGGCGGGCGGATCGATCTGGTCAGGATCGACTCGCCGCACGCCAAGGCGGTGCAGCCCTTGAGCATCTCGCGCAGCAGCGCGAACAAGCACCTGGCGCGGCGGTTTTTTAACGCCATCACCGCAGCGCGCGAGAACTTCGAAGCGGCGGGCTTTAACTTCCGGTACAAAGAAAAAGACGCCAAGCCGCAAGCGGCAACCGCCCCGAAGGAATAA
- a CDS encoding decarboxylase: MHDVDAILKSAAELLAQPTPQLDAGELRAFVEGFVNWRGQFLDMAARHGSPLYAVDKAALRAAAREFVATFRKHVPQFRPYYAVKSNNCPLIAQTLVAQGIGLDVSSGIELQMALAAGSEDIVFSGPGKTPAEMQLALDNAARVVVLIDSFGELARLQAMAAAAAVTIRAGVRLTTLEHGLWRKFGINLSRLGEFMSAAEGCDRVRLCGLQFHTSWNLNPQRQVQFIALLGETLATLSPAQREAIEFIDMGGGFWPGVGEWLQEAGTPAGMLRAATTAGWQASLTHYRLAAQPLEVFAAAIAAAQQKHLAPHVDARLCAEPGRWLCHNAMHLLVTVIDRKADDLVITDAGANAVGWERFETDYFPLINLTRPALTERACMVMGSLCTPHDLWGYGYFGEDIREGDILLVPTQGAYTYSLRQEFIKPLPEVACLDE, encoded by the coding sequence ATGCATGACGTAGACGCCATCTTGAAATCCGCCGCCGAGCTGCTCGCTCAACCGACGCCGCAACTGGACGCCGGCGAGTTGCGGGCGTTTGTCGAGGGGTTCGTCAACTGGCGCGGGCAGTTCCTCGACATGGCGGCGCGGCATGGCAGCCCGCTGTACGCGGTCGATAAGGCGGCGCTGCGGGCGGCGGCACGCGAGTTTGTCGCCACCTTCCGCAAGCACGTGCCGCAGTTCCGGCCCTACTACGCCGTCAAGAGCAACAACTGCCCGCTGATCGCCCAGACGCTGGTCGCCCAGGGGATCGGCCTGGACGTCTCGAGCGGCATCGAGTTGCAGATGGCCCTGGCGGCAGGCAGCGAGGACATCGTCTTCAGCGGACCCGGAAAGACCCCCGCCGAGATGCAGCTCGCCCTGGACAACGCCGCCCGCGTCGTGGTGCTCATCGACAGCTTCGGCGAGTTAGCCCGCCTGCAGGCGATGGCCGCCGCGGCGGCAGTCACCATCCGCGCAGGCGTGCGCCTGACGACGCTCGAGCACGGCCTGTGGCGCAAGTTCGGGATTAATCTCTCGCGCCTGGGCGAGTTCATGAGCGCGGCTGAAGGGTGCGACCGCGTGCGGCTCTGCGGGCTGCAGTTCCACACAAGCTGGAACCTCAACCCGCAGCGTCAGGTGCAGTTCATTGCGCTGCTGGGCGAAACGCTGGCGACACTGTCGCCGGCCCAGCGCGAGGCGATCGAGTTCATCGACATGGGCGGGGGCTTCTGGCCGGGCGTGGGCGAGTGGCTTCAGGAGGCCGGCACGCCGGCGGGCATGCTCCGCGCGGCCACCACGGCAGGATGGCAGGCGTCGCTGACGCACTACCGCCTGGCGGCCCAGCCGCTGGAGGTTTTCGCAGCCGCCATCGCCGCGGCGCAGCAGAAGCACCTGGCCCCGCACGTCGATGCCCGCCTCTGCGCCGAGCCGGGACGGTGGCTGTGCCACAACGCCATGCACCTGCTGGTGACTGTGATCGACCGCAAGGCCGACGACCTGGTGATTACCGACGCCGGCGCCAACGCCGTCGGGTGGGAGCGGTTCGAGACGGACTACTTTCCGCTGATCAACCTGACGCGTCCGGCCCTGACGGAGCGGGCGTGCATGGTGATGGGGTCGCTGTGCACACCACACGACTTGTGGGGCTACGGGTACTTCGGCGAAGATATCCGCGAAGGGGACATACTTCTGGTCCCCACTCAGGGAGCGTATACGTATAGTCTCCGGCAGGAATTCATCAAGCCCCTGCCGGAGGTGGCGTGTCTGGACGAGTGA
- a CDS encoding ATP-grasp domain-containing protein has protein sequence MLNDCVLVAGTTADYVDLIRQQLGDRAIFLTSRAHRHDAAEPPPPPEQELLADLSEPHDQLLARVQAHAVRFGHNIVGVACFDDESMALASSLAAAMHLPYPSAAAVAACRSKLACKQAWTAAGLPTAKARLVRTSADAADFMASIAGPAVLKPLTGSGSELIFFCRTAVEAADALATITARLAEHHDARMYSAGAANGAMIDSRSVAVIEEFVQGPEYSCDFVIEGGRARIIRVARKIMDHSQTLGTCTAYIVPDPPPELPPDAFTAQLAAACRAVGIERSICMLDFIMRDGQAVMIEIAPRPGGDCLPPLLRACCGMDMLAAAVNFAAGEPVRVPPPAAWKQMVGLRLFAKRSGVILRLDASAVSADPRVREVYLKRAPGHEVRLPPADYDSRLLGHAIFKPSSTGVSPVSSMGVSPMLPVNIEQQCTELAGRFVVEYEED, from the coding sequence GTGCTAAATGACTGCGTCCTGGTGGCCGGCACCACGGCGGACTACGTCGATCTCATTCGTCAGCAGTTGGGGGATCGAGCGATCTTCCTGACCTCCCGCGCCCACCGCCACGACGCCGCCGAACCGCCCCCGCCGCCCGAGCAGGAACTGCTGGCCGATCTGTCCGAACCCCACGACCAACTCCTGGCGCGGGTGCAGGCGCACGCCGTGCGGTTCGGCCACAACATCGTCGGCGTGGCATGTTTCGACGACGAATCGATGGCCCTGGCCTCATCGCTGGCCGCGGCGATGCACCTGCCCTACCCCTCCGCCGCCGCCGTGGCGGCGTGTCGGAGCAAGCTGGCGTGCAAACAGGCCTGGACGGCCGCAGGATTGCCCACCGCCAAGGCACGCCTCGTGCGAACGTCCGCCGACGCCGCCGATTTCATGGCCTCGATCGCAGGTCCGGCCGTGCTCAAACCCCTCACCGGCAGCGGCAGCGAATTGATCTTCTTCTGCCGCACCGCCGTCGAGGCCGCCGACGCCCTGGCGACCATCACCGCCCGCCTGGCCGAGCATCACGACGCCCGCATGTACAGCGCCGGGGCGGCCAACGGCGCCATGATCGACTCGCGCAGCGTGGCCGTCATCGAGGAGTTCGTCCAAGGCCCCGAGTATAGCTGCGACTTCGTGATCGAAGGCGGCCGCGCGCGGATCATCCGCGTCGCCCGCAAGATCATGGACCACTCACAGACCCTCGGCACGTGTACGGCGTACATCGTGCCGGACCCGCCGCCGGAGTTGCCGCCGGACGCGTTCACCGCGCAGCTCGCAGCCGCGTGCCGCGCCGTCGGCATCGAGCGGTCGATCTGCATGCTCGACTTCATCATGCGCGACGGCCAGGCGGTGATGATCGAGATCGCCCCGCGCCCCGGCGGCGACTGCCTGCCCCCGCTGCTGCGGGCCTGCTGCGGCATGGACATGCTCGCGGCCGCGGTAAACTTCGCCGCCGGCGAGCCGGTCCGCGTGCCTCCGCCGGCGGCGTGGAAGCAGATGGTGGGCCTGCGACTGTTCGCAAAGCGCAGCGGCGTGATCCTACGCCTGGACGCCTCGGCCGTCAGTGCCGACCCGCGCGTGCGCGAGGTGTATCTCAAGCGAGCCCCCGGCCACGAGGTGCGCCTCCCCCCCGCCGACTACGACTCGCGCCTCCTGGGCCACGCGATCTTTAAGCCCAGTAGCACGGGCGTCTCGCCCGTGAGTAGCATGGGCGTCTCGCCCATGCTCCCCGTAAATATCGAGCAACAATGCACCGAACTGGCCGGGCGATTTGTCGTTGAATATGAGGAAGACTAA
- a CDS encoding GNAT family N-acetyltransferase, whose product MYRYRVITDLDACRDLWQRAVAQESFTDRWDVRMCFQRHFQRPPLFIAAEEGPLVRGLLPLSWIAEQGCYGYFPGETWVGKTWLEQNRLLAGDEAMLEGLLALCPGPRHLRYLLPAADGATDRCEIDEIGYLFEPPRYGYDMENYWGEFSHKSAKRIRRELDAFEQRVTWRLDDASDFDRMVELNMAAFGERSYFYDERFREGFRSLMELARENGWLRMTALLVDGEAAAVDMGIVYNNHYTLVAGGADRSVQGAAKLINVYHMRRGCRERFDQLDFLCGDFSWKTLFHLTPRPLYLLSNIPHHTEHACHEESRSAACAK is encoded by the coding sequence GTGTATCGATACCGTGTCATCACGGACCTGGACGCGTGCCGGGACCTCTGGCAGCGCGCCGTCGCGCAGGAATCGTTCACCGACCGCTGGGACGTGCGGATGTGCTTTCAGCGGCATTTCCAGCGACCGCCCCTGTTCATCGCGGCCGAGGAAGGTCCCCTCGTGCGCGGACTGCTGCCGCTGAGCTGGATCGCCGAGCAAGGCTGCTACGGATACTTCCCCGGCGAGACCTGGGTCGGAAAGACCTGGCTCGAGCAGAACCGCCTGCTGGCCGGTGATGAGGCGATGCTCGAGGGCCTGCTGGCCCTGTGCCCCGGGCCGCGCCACCTGCGGTACCTGCTGCCGGCAGCCGACGGCGCGACCGACCGCTGCGAGATCGACGAGATCGGGTATCTCTTCGAGCCGCCGCGATACGGGTACGACATGGAGAACTACTGGGGCGAGTTCTCGCACAAGTCGGCCAAGCGCATCCGCCGCGAACTCGACGCCTTCGAGCAGCGCGTCACGTGGCGGCTGGACGATGCATCCGACTTCGACCGGATGGTCGAGTTGAACATGGCCGCCTTCGGCGAGCGGTCGTATTTCTACGACGAACGGTTCCGCGAAGGCTTCCGCAGCCTTATGGAGCTGGCTCGCGAGAACGGGTGGCTGCGCATGACGGCGCTGCTGGTCGACGGCGAGGCGGCGGCCGTCGACATGGGCATCGTCTACAACAACCACTACACGCTGGTCGCCGGCGGGGCCGACCGGTCGGTGCAGGGGGCGGCCAAGCTGATCAACGTGTACCACATGCGCCGCGGGTGCCGCGAGCGGTTCGACCAGCTCGACTTCCTCTGCGGCGACTTCTCGTGGAAGACGCTCTTCCACCTGACCCCGCGACCGCTGTACCTGCTGAGCAACATCCCCCACCACACCGAGCACGCATGCCATGAAGAGTCCAGGAGTGCAGCGTGTGCTAAATGA
- a CDS encoding S-adenosylmethionine decarboxylase: MKTQEAVEPEVKLSAWGLATSIDIYNCDPAAIRDAERIKQFVVELCELIEMKRFGETLVVHFGEDERVAGYSMVQLIETSLISAHFANLTNTVYLDVFSCKGYDPEVVAEFAQRFFAGSHCITHSNKRL, encoded by the coding sequence ATGAAAACCCAAGAGGCGGTGGAACCTGAGGTCAAGCTATCGGCATGGGGCTTGGCCACGAGCATCGACATCTACAACTGCGACCCGGCGGCCATTCGCGACGCCGAGCGGATCAAGCAGTTCGTGGTCGAGCTTTGCGAGCTGATCGAGATGAAGCGCTTCGGCGAGACGCTGGTCGTCCACTTCGGTGAGGACGAGCGCGTAGCCGGATACTCGATGGTGCAACTCATCGAGACGTCGCTGATCTCGGCCCACTTTGCCAATCTGACCAACACGGTTTACCTCGACGTGTTCAGTTGCAAGGGGTACGACCCGGAAGTCGTCGCCGAGTTCGCCCAGAGGTTTTTCGCCGGTTCGCACTGCATCACGCACAGCAACAAGAGGCTCTAG
- a CDS encoding TetR/AcrR family transcriptional regulator has protein sequence MKVTRRKLLDAARMVFATRGIDLARIDEISDRADVGKGTFYYHFSGKPQLVRELIKEMLDGLIAAIRSRCEGATDVIGVLDKLIAAHIEFFANRWEDFVLYFQGRSDLTLQEGYQGLETPFIKYLECVEGLLASVLKYRPPQPVLRRIACAVAGFVSGYYSFAAISSQDENIDETFVSLRGAMASSLARFIQEAGHQQPPEAAKG, from the coding sequence TTGAAGGTTACGCGCCGCAAGCTGCTTGATGCGGCCCGCATGGTCTTCGCCACGCGGGGCATCGACCTTGCTCGGATCGACGAAATCTCCGATCGCGCTGACGTGGGCAAAGGAACGTTCTACTACCACTTCAGCGGCAAACCGCAACTTGTGCGCGAGCTGATCAAGGAAATGCTCGACGGGTTGATCGCGGCCATCAGGTCGCGCTGCGAGGGCGCCACCGACGTCATCGGCGTGCTGGACAAGTTGATCGCGGCGCACATCGAGTTCTTCGCCAACCGGTGGGAAGACTTCGTGCTGTACTTCCAGGGCCGCAGCGACTTGACGCTGCAAGAGGGTTACCAGGGCCTCGAGACGCCGTTCATCAAGTACCTCGAATGCGTGGAGGGCTTGCTGGCGTCGGTGCTGAAGTACCGCCCGCCCCAGCCGGTGCTGCGTCGGATCGCCTGCGCGGTGGCGGGCTTTGTGTCGGGATACTACTCGTTCGCGGCGATCTCGTCGCAGGACGAGAACATTGACGAAACGTTCGTGTCGCTGCGTGGGGCGATGGCATCGAGCCTGGCGCGGTTTATCCAGGAAGCCGGACATCAGCAGCCCCCCGAGGCGGCAAAAGGATAG
- a CDS encoding dual specificity protein phosphatase family protein, producing the protein MYVSIFAALAAACLIWAWHNHPIAPVLADVAGGFAMVAVLYLFNRQGWFFKNSRGVVHPAAWLLYWPYFITNAMMFYLQRLFWPEPPAHEIVAGLFLGQKLTAFEAAHFTPTPAGVVDLTAEFSENRIFRANDGYLLLPTLDGTAPTAAQLDRGVKHIRRCLAAGAVYVHCALGHGRGATIVAAYLLAEGKAATIHEALDIIRHHRKTIRLRTNQIRALDAYAETLRRTAAGR; encoded by the coding sequence ATGTACGTGTCGATCTTCGCAGCACTGGCCGCGGCTTGCCTTATCTGGGCCTGGCACAATCATCCGATCGCGCCGGTTCTTGCCGACGTCGCCGGCGGCTTTGCGATGGTGGCCGTGCTCTACCTCTTCAATCGCCAAGGATGGTTCTTCAAGAACAGCCGCGGCGTCGTTCACCCCGCCGCCTGGCTGCTGTACTGGCCGTACTTCATCACTAACGCGATGATGTTCTATCTCCAGCGGCTATTCTGGCCGGAACCGCCTGCGCACGAGATCGTCGCCGGTCTGTTCCTGGGGCAGAAGCTGACCGCCTTTGAAGCTGCGCACTTCACCCCCACGCCCGCCGGCGTCGTCGACCTCACTGCCGAGTTCAGCGAGAACCGGATCTTCCGCGCCAACGACGGCTACCTCCTGCTGCCCACGCTGGATGGCACGGCCCCGACAGCCGCACAGCTCGACCGAGGCGTCAAGCACATCCGCCGCTGCCTGGCCGCCGGAGCGGTCTACGTTCACTGCGCCTTAGGCCACGGCCGAGGGGCGACCATTGTCGCCGCCTACCTTCTGGCCGAAGGCAAAGCCGCCACCATACACGAGGCGCTGGACATCATCCGCCACCATCGCAAGACCATCCGTCTGCGGACGAACCAGATCCGAGCCCTGGATGCATATGCCGAAACCTTGCGTCGAACTGCGGCAGGGCGATAA
- the queD gene encoding 6-carboxytetrahydropterin synthase QueD, whose amino-acid sequence MDYELVKTFRFEAAHSLPNVPAGHKCSRMHGHGYRVDVHVSGEPDPRTGWVIDFGQIKQAVEGVLGALDHRCLNEIAGLENSTSEVLCKYLWDRIKPALPLLSAIEVWESDTSRCIYRG is encoded by the coding sequence ATGGATTACGAACTGGTAAAAACATTCCGCTTCGAAGCCGCCCATTCTTTGCCCAACGTGCCGGCAGGGCACAAGTGCAGCCGCATGCACGGGCACGGCTACCGCGTCGACGTTCACGTCAGCGGCGAGCCGGACCCGCGCACGGGTTGGGTGATTGACTTCGGACAGATCAAGCAGGCCGTCGAGGGCGTGCTGGGGGCGCTGGACCATCGCTGCCTCAACGAGATCGCCGGCCTGGAGAACTCCACCAGCGAAGTGCTCTGCAAATATCTCTGGGACCGCATCAAGCCCGCCCTGCCCCTGCTGTCGGCAATCGAGGTCTGGGAAAGCGACACCTCCCGCTGCATCTATCGCGGGTGA
- a CDS encoding radical SAM protein — MDYTLIVNEIFRSIQGEGTRAGRPCVLVRLSGCNLACDWCDTAYARNEGTPMSVDAILEAVAALGGPLVEVTGGEPLLQPATPNLLTALCDAGYETLLETNGSLDIAGLDERVVRIVDFKCPSSGQSAANRWDNVKCLRRGDEVKFVIADRADYEMARGAAAEHDLPRRCEVIFSPVSGCLSGADLAEWILQDKLDVRLGLQLHKILWPAAKRGV; from the coding sequence ATGGATTACACGCTCATCGTCAACGAGATCTTCCGCAGCATCCAGGGCGAGGGCACGCGGGCCGGGCGGCCGTGCGTGCTGGTGCGCCTGAGCGGATGCAATCTCGCCTGCGACTGGTGCGACACCGCCTACGCCCGCAACGAAGGCACGCCGATGAGCGTCGATGCTATCCTCGAGGCGGTAGCCGCACTGGGCGGACCGCTGGTGGAAGTCACCGGCGGCGAACCGCTGCTGCAGCCGGCCACGCCCAACCTGCTCACGGCGCTCTGCGATGCCGGGTACGAGACGCTGCTGGAGACCAACGGCTCGCTTGACATCGCCGGCCTCGATGAGCGCGTAGTGCGGATCGTCGACTTCAAGTGCCCCTCCAGCGGCCAAAGCGCCGCCAATCGCTGGGACAACGTCAAGTGCCTGCGCCGCGGCGATGAAGTAAAGTTCGTCATCGCCGACCGGGCCGACTACGAAATGGCCCGCGGAGCCGCCGCCGAGCACGACCTGCCTCGGCGGTGCGAAGTAATCTTCAGTCCCGTCAGCGGCTGCCTGAGCGGCGCCGATCTGGCGGAGTGGATTCTGCAAGACAAGCTCGACGTGCGGCTGGGCCTGCAACTGCATAAGATCCTGTGGCCCGCCGCCAAGCGCGGGGTGTAG
- the smpB gene encoding SsrA-binding protein SmpB gives MAKKKQQDQKPREVRIANRKARHDFFIIESVECGIELTGTEIKSLRAGQAKIDEAYARIQGGQVFLIGSSFAHYAHAAGTLQHEVDRERRLLLHRRQIEQLESHVRQKGKTLVPLAIYFARGWAKVELGVAEGKRQFDKRESIRKREQNREMQRAMRHR, from the coding sequence ATGGCGAAAAAGAAACAACAAGACCAGAAGCCGCGCGAAGTGCGCATCGCCAACCGAAAGGCCCGGCACGACTTTTTCATTATCGAAAGCGTCGAGTGCGGCATCGAATTGACCGGCACCGAGATCAAGAGCCTCCGCGCGGGGCAGGCCAAGATCGACGAGGCCTATGCCCGCATCCAGGGCGGGCAGGTATTCCTGATCGGGTCGAGCTTCGCCCACTACGCCCATGCGGCCGGCACGCTGCAGCACGAGGTCGACCGCGAGAGGCGGCTGCTGCTGCACCGCCGCCAGATCGAGCAGCTCGAATCGCACGTGCGACAGAAGGGCAAGACGCTCGTGCCGCTGGCGATCTACTTTGCCCGCGGCTGGGCCAAGGTCGAACTGGGCGTCGCCGAGGGCAAGCGCCAGTTCGACAAGCGCGAGAGCATCCGCAAGCGCGAGCAGAACCGCGAAATGCAGCGGGCGATGCGGCATCGCTAG